From the Triticum urartu cultivar G1812 chromosome 4, Tu2.1, whole genome shotgun sequence genome, the window TATCAGTCGCTTCTTTAGTTAATTGGCTAATTCTCATGTGTCAGTGTTTATATTATCCAGTGCCAAGACAAGGCCACAAGAACAGAACGGTTATAAATTGCTGGTGCGAAACAGCTATATTGTTCTTTTAAGTGCATGTTAAGCAAAGGCACCTTCAAATGATGACACATTGACTAAATTTACTAGCTTCCTGACTGTTTAGATCTAAATATGTATGGCATAGGAGAACATCAAGAAATTGTGATCCCCGTTCTACCAATAAACTAGGTCATCCAGCGATTATGATACAGGAAAACGGTTGGATTTGGGTTCGGATGCAAAAACACGTGAAACACTTGGAAGTAAAAATGAAAGAAGCACCTATGCATTGTTTGAGTTGTGAGACACCAAAAGGATCATTTTTTAGCACATTAACGATTAGTTTGTAAATTGGAACAACATTGAATAGTTCGTTAAGAACGCCACATAATGAGAAGAAGATGAGAACCAGCAGCAGCCAGGAGTAATAAGCAGAGTATGAATGGTTCATCATTTAATAAGCAGTTCTTTCAAAAAGAGTTCATGAAAACTTGTCATTGGTAGTGAAGTGAACAGTGGTTCATGTGCTTGAAAACACTTACAGGAAAGATACaatttggaaaaaaataaaatgaacTTTGCAACATAAAAAACAATGGCAGGCAATACCTGGAGTGTAGAAACTTGTGTAAGGAAAAACAAACCAATAGGCCCCTTTCTCTGAAACCTCCTCAATCTGCATGGTGTTGAGATGGATCATATAGATGTTTGGATCCACACGAATGAAGATCACATTGGCATCTTCAGCATAGCCAACTGCATCTGGTACATACTGACACGCCGCCACTGCTTCCGGTGCAAGAAAATTCTCCAGATCAATGACTCTGCAATGTGCCCATGTTACCATCCCGTCAACGCAAGCTATACTTGACCACAAATGGAGACTGAATGTGTCAACTCCGGCGAAACCAAGCCGTCCATCATCTGCTGGCATGAGAACAATTTGCCTATTGTACTTATCGAGCACGTAGTATGGAATCTCCCCAGTTAAATCCAAATTGTGTGCATCCAAATCAAACTCAACGATCCAACACTCATTTTCGATAGCGCCGCCAGAGGTATCCAAAATCCAGTAGAGTGTATTTCCAATAAGTGGCGTCGGAGCCCATGTAACTGATACATCTGGAATTTCGATCGAGTGGATCTCACCCCAAACGCTTGTCTCGGACGAGTAGACGCACGCGGAGGTATTGAAATCACTCTGCTGATTGAACACGAACGCCACGAGAAACGGGCACGAATGACAGTCGCCGTGGTCGGCGTGGCCAGCCGCGCAGAGGACCGCGCCATTGTACTCAACGCCCTCCAGATGGGCCTGTGTGGGGAACGGCAGGTAGTGCTTGTCGCCGTTCATGAGGTCCCAGACGAGGAGCCTTCCGTGTCGTTGGTCCAGGAGGAGGGCGCGGCCGTGGCGGCAGTCGAGGGCCCACCACTCGCCGTGGCGCatcgtggcggcggcggggacggcgaaGCCGTCGGAGGTGGGGACGAAGAAGGGAGACACCGGCTGGTTGCTGAAGAAGCCGAGGACGGGAGGCGTCCCCCGGTGGAAGTCGCGGAAGTGGCGGAGGAAGCGGGCGTCGTGGACGAGGCCGCGCCAGTGCTTGGAGACGAAGGAGGCGCGGAAGAGGTGGATGGGCTCCggcgggaggcggaggaggaTCTCCACGAGCAGGTCTTCGGGGAGATGCGGAAGCGGAGGCGCCGAATCGGCGCggcggcggtcgccggcgagCTCGTCCATGGGGGTTTGGGATTTGGGAGGAAATGGAGTCGAGGGTTTCgcttttttctttcctttttttgagTGGCGAGGAGTTGGGTTTCATTTCTCATCGTTGCACGTGACTTTGTTTATTTTTCGGAAAcgttaacgcccacacgtgtggtgTGTAGCATCCCGCCCACACGCGTCATCTGTCGTTGAATCATTTTGCATGATTCTTGAAGGACTTTACGTTCCACGTCATCCCACAGCCTCGTCCAGGCCTGGACAAACTGTGCCGCACGTCCGGACCTGGACAAACTATGCCGCACGTCCTCACTCTCGTTCTTCTTTCCCCACTCCGCCTCACCTTCTTCCCCACCTACCTGCACACCACACACAATATgacccgggcggcggcggacggcagGCCCGAGCGAAGGCGGGGCGGAGGCCCCTGGCGGTGGCGGGTGGAGGCCCCGAGCGGAGGCAGGCGGAGGCCCCTGGCGGTGGCGGGCGTGGGCCCCGAGCAGAGGCGGacggaggccttgggtgacggcgACCGAAGGTCCCGAGTGGTGGCGGGCGGAGGCCCTAAGCGGTGGCGAATAGGAGGTGAATCCGGCCGACGGCGATGGAAGGTGCAACGGAGGAGGAAGGGCGCGCTCGCTGCGCGATGGAGGAGCCGCAACGGGATTAGGCTGCGGCTAGGAGGAGCCAGGATGGAGGAGCCGTGGCGGGGAGGAACCGCTACAGGGAGAGGAATGGCAGCGACGGCGACGGTGAAGAGGAGCTGCCACAGGGGAGTGCACGTGCGCAGCGGGGGAGGAGCTGCCGCAGGGGAGTGTCCGTGCGCAGCGGGGAAGGAGCTGCAGGAAGAGGAATGGTGGCAGCGGCGACGGTGAAGAGGAGCTGCCGCGGGATCCACGCTGGAGGAGCCTCGCCTCCGTCGATTCCCTTCCTCCGCGTCCATTCTACGGCGATGTTCGTCCTCACCTTGGATCCCGTCACCGGCGTCACGTCTGGCCACCCCATGGAGGAGGTCGTGGCCATGCCCGTTCTTGCCGGTGAGTCGCTGGTCCATTGGCTCGAATAGCAGAATTCGTGTATATGACTAGTCCACATGATAGCAATTTTTTTATATGATCTTATGGCAATTCACATGAGCTGAAATAGATTATACTGAATGTTTTTGCCATCGCAAATTTGTTTTTCTCATCAATCCAATGTTCAAACTAACATAACCATGGCAATTTTTCCGTAGCATCACATAGTAAATTCATACATTGTTGAATAGATGCTACAGAATGTGTTTTGCTATGGCAAATTCCATGTATCATGTACAAATTTTTCCCACAATTTGTTTGGTCACATGGCAAATGTAGGATTGCTCTTTTTTTGAACACACGACATTTTTGTAAAACATGGCAAATTCTGAAATTTTATACAACATGTCAAGAATACTTCAAATAACATGTCAAACTGAATGTTGGATCAATTGGTGACATGGCAGTTTTCGTTATGAGTAGTTCTGATGGGGCAGAATTGCTATGAGTTGTTGCCATGTCAAATTTCTGGATTAATTGCCATGGCAAAATTATATAGTAGTTGCCATGGCCGAATTTGCTACGAATAATTGCCATGGGACAGAGTTGCTATGAGCTTCTGCCATGTCAAAATTCTGGAGTATTTTCCATGGAAAAAATATCTGTTTTTGTGTGATCTTCCATTTTCATGATGTTAATGTGTCTACAATTCCACTTCTTATCAATTTGCCATGCTTCTAAATAAATACATGGCAACTATCCTACTGTTTGGCGCTGAAAATTGCCATGTGTTCTGATATGCCATATGCTACGGCAGTCAATGCATTTACATTTGCCCTTTCATCATTTTGCCATTCTACTGAATAAATAGATGGCAACTTGCCCTATGTGTGGAACTGTAAAAACTTGCGTTGTTTGCCATGTTTTTCAAACCACAACACATCCttttttttcaaatttctgaGTAAATACATGGCAAATCACTCTCTATAAAAGCCTGAAATTTGCCATGTTTCATGTTTGTTATGCCTGTTAACAGGTACCAAGCAATTGGTATGCTATTGTACTAAATGCTTGGCAACTTCATCAGATCCATAACCCATCAATTGCCATGGCTGAACTGTTTCTTTTTGCCATGTTTGCCATCTTCATGCCAACCACAACCCATCATTCTGTAATGGTACTAAACATAGACAAGGCAACTCCCCCATGTTCAATCAGTCTAGTTTTGCCCTGTTCATTTCATGGTAGATGGCAACTCACCCATATGTATGTACATTTTCCTACTTAACAATTTGGCATGCTACACACTAACTACATGGCAATTTCAATGTTACTATCATGACAAATTTAACTCATATAACATGGCAAATCTATCTTTTTTTTCATGTACCACGACATTATTACTCCATGTGCCATGGCATTTTGACTTTGCACTTGCCATGGAAATTTGTTTTTGATCATTTTGTTTGTGTTATTTTCACATACACGACAATTTTATTACGCAAAAGATGGCATTTTCGTTGAAACTAACATCGCAAAATGAAACATGCATTTGCCATGGAAACATTTGATCAATTTTTTATTACTTCACATTCTTGGCAATTTTCATGTAAAATTTGATTAAAAAAACACAGCAATTTTTGATACAATTCTGCCATGGAAATTTCTCGTTCATACTTGATTCCAACTTTTTGTGTTTTTTACACGGGCTACATTCATCATACGAAACACGGCAATTCTTGATACGAATCTGCCATGGCAATTTTTCTTGTTCATACTTGATTTTGAACTTTGTAAACGGGGCCACAACaattcttcttctttttttacaacatggcaatttctTTTTGAATGGGACAATGGCAATTTTTTAGTTCATGCATCATGGGAATTATAGTATGGATCATGGCATTTTTTAGTCTATGCCTCATACAAATTTTCTATTTTTGAAAGGGACCATGGCAAATCTTCTTTCATGCCAGTTCGTGGAGCAGGGCAATTTTTCGTCCTTCTTTGCAACATGGCAAAATTTCTTTTTGAATGGGAGCATGGCAAACTTAGTGTATGTATCATGGCAAATGTAGTTTACGGGGCATGGCaaattttctttcttttttgcaACATGGCAAATTTTCTTTTTTCAATGGGACAATGGCAATCTCAGTGCATCTTTCATGGCAACGGTAGTTCATGTAGCATGGCAAATTTTCTTCCTTCTTTTACAACCTTGCAAATTTTGTTTTCGAACAGGACCATGGCAAACTTAGTGTGTGTATCATGGCAAATGCAATTTTCGGAGCATGGCAATTTCCAATTTTAAGGACCATGGTAaattttctttcctttttttgcAACATGGCAAATTTTCTTCTTTGAAGGGACCATGGGAAATTTAACGGGACCATGGCAACATTAGATTTACTCATGTTTCAAAAATAGATACCATTTGCAATTTTATTTGCACCATGGAAAATTAAGTTCAAGCATGGCAAATGTAATTTAAGGATCATGGCAATATTCTTTTCCTTTAGCAACACGACATAAGCTACTTTTCATTTGACCATGGCAATGTAGCTCCTCCCCTGGCCTAGACGTCGACTAAGATGCCGACCAGGAGTCgtcctccgtgatgacgaccatgattttttttgttttgttttttgaaaACATGGAATTTGTTTGAATTTTTATgtgacactactagggaaaaggctaccTCCACCAGATTGGGCCTCGTTGTCTCCGTCGTGGGGGTGGGCCGGCGGTCGGAGGTCACCCCCTCTATCTTCGGGCTGGCTCTCTCCGGGCGCGGCGGCCTCAAGACGGCGGGGTGCTTCCAGATGCGGCGGGTGCCCATGGGACCGGCCATGGGCGCGCAGGTGTCCGCCGCGAGTTTTCTACGGCGAGCTCCACCATTGCATGTATGGGCCAGCACATACAGTATGTTTGCCATCTGTCCTATGGCTTTTCTAGTATGCCTCTACCATTTCTGCCATCTTAATTTTTGAAGAGGCAAGTTAGTTCAGGTGGCACATTTACCCTCATCCAGATGGTATAGTTGCCATGGCAAATTTACCTTTGAGCTAACTAGATTGTTTGTCATGTGAAAAAAAATACAAATTTGCCATGGCTAACTAGAGTGTTGGTCATGGAAAAAAATACATATTTTGCCATGACATAAATTTAGAACAATTTGCCATGACATGAATTTACAACAATTTGCCATGGAAAAATGTTTAACAAATTTGCCACGGATAAATAGCACAAAGAAATGATGGAGAATATTGCCATGGCAAATACACATTCAAATTTGCCTTGTTATTTTTTACCAAAATGTCAAACTTTTTCGTTTTTAGTTGCCATGGCAACTCAACTTTTTAGTTTTTCCATGATGTGTTGCCACAGAACTAACAAAAGGGTTGTGTTGCCATGTAAATATACGATGTGTTGCCATGTTTTTCTTTGCAACATGGCAATTTGAGTTCTATGAGAGCATGGCAAATGTAGTTTAATATGTTGCCATGTTCATGGCGATTTTTGTGTGTTGTTTCACATACACGGCAACTTAATACCAAAGAAGATGGCAAGTCTTGGTTAAACGCCATGGCAAGTTTGAACATGCTTTTTGCCATCACAATTTTTGTATAATTTCACATTCATGGCAACTGTTTATACATAAGCATggcaaatttgataaaaaaaacCCACAAAAAGTTGAATATGCATTTGCCATGGCATTCAAATATACATTTTTTTCCATGGCAAATTTGACAATTTTTTGTGTTTTATCCGTTACATGGCAAATTAATGACACCAAATATGGCAAATTTTGGTAAAATGCCATGGCAAATTTGAACATTCCCTTGCCATGGCAACTATTCATCATTTTTGTAATATTTCACAATATTGCAAAATTATTTATATTAGCATTCCAAATTCGATAAAAAAAATCCATGGCATATTAGAATATGCATTGCCATGGAAATTCTGATCTTCTTTTCGTGTTGTTTCACATAGACGGCAATTTAATTACACAAAGATGGCAAGTTTTGATAAAATAGCATGGTTAGTTTTGAACATGCTTTTGCCATGgcaatttattattattattattattatttcacAATCATGGCAATTTTCAGCATGCTTTTGCCATGGCAACTATTGatcatttttgtatttttttcaCATTCATGGTAATTTTTTTATATTAGCATGGCAAATTTGATTAAATATTCCATGGAAAATTAGAATACGCTTTTGCCATTACATTTTTTATCTTTGTTTTCGTGTTGTTTTATATACACGACAAATTAATTAAACAAAGATGGCAAGTTTTGATAAAATACCATGGAACATGtttttgccatggcaattttTGATATCTTTTTTTATTATTTCACAATAATGGCAAAGAAATCATATATAAGCATGGCAATTTTGACAAAAAGTCCCACGGCAAATTTGTAAATGCATTTGCCATGGCAGTTTTTAATCATTTTTGTGTTGTTTGATTGGCACGGAAAAACATAAACAAATTTTTTAATCCATTTTTTTCTGCCCCCGTGATACAGATGCAAATTGCCATGAACTTTTTCATTTTTACTTAATATAAAAAACATCTTTTTTTGACCATGGCAAATTTTGCTTGTAGGCACGACTGACATTTTTTTGGTTTGAACCATTGGGATTTTTTAGTACTAGTTTGTTTGTCACTCTTATGTATTATGGCTAATTCATCTTTCCGTTTTCATAGGATGGTAAATCAGGGCTTTATTATCACAACAAAACTGTGTTTTTATTTGTTTATCATGCCATGAAAGTCTATGCATTTTGTAGCCTATGTATCATGATATATAGAACATTTTTTCAACAAAGTTGCCATGGCTCATGGCAAATATAGCCTATGCATCATGGAACTTATAGTGTATGGATGATGATCTATAT encodes:
- the LOC125553094 gene encoding uncharacterized protein LOC125553094 isoform X2; its protein translation is MDELAGDRRRADSAPPLPHLPEDLLVEILLRLPPEPIHLFRASFVSKHWRGLVHDARFLRHFRDFHRGTPPVLGFFSNQPVSPFFVPTSDGFAVPAAATMRHGEWWALDCRHGRALLLDQRHGRLLVWDLMNGDKHYLPFPTQAHLEGVEYNGAVLCAAGHADHGDCHSCPFLVAFVFNQQSDFNTSACVYSSETSVWGEIHSIEIPDVSVTWAPTPLIGNTLYWILDTSGGAIENECWIVEFDLDAHNLDLTGEIPYYVLDKYNRQIVLMPADDGRLGFAGVDTFSLHLWSSIACVDGMVTWAHCRVIDLENFLAPEAVAACQLRRFQRKGPIGLFFLTQVSTLQESPLVVEMIKLSR
- the LOC125553094 gene encoding uncharacterized protein LOC125553094 isoform X1, producing MDELAGDRRRADSAPPLPHLPEDLLVEILLRLPPEPIHLFRASFVSKHWRGLVHDARFLRHFRDFHRGTPPVLGFFSNQPVSPFFVPTSDGFAVPAAATMRHGEWWALDCRHGRALLLDQRHGRLLVWDLMNGDKHYLPFPTQAHLEGVEYNGAVLCAAGHADHGDCHSCPFLVAFVFNQQSDFNTSACVYSSETSVWGEIHSIEIPDVSVTWAPTPLIGNTLYWILDTSGGAIENECWIVEFDLDAHNLDLTGEIPYYVLDKYNRQIVLMPADDGRLGFAGVDTFSLHLWSSIACVDGMVTWAHCRVIDLENFLAPEAVAACQYVPDAVGYAEDANVIFIRVDPNIYMIHLNTMQIEEVSEKGAYWFVFPYTSFYTPGITTGGGDDQAEPLNDC